A window from Micromonospora terminaliae encodes these proteins:
- the leuS gene encoding leucine--tRNA ligase: MSEAAAPATDIPPFRYTAALAEEIEQRWQDTWEREGTFHAPNPVGPLADPAHPRAGAEKLYVLDMFPYPSGAGLHVGHPLGYIGTDCYARYQRMAGRNVLHAMGFDAFGLPAEQYAVQTGTHPRTTTVANIERYKEQLRRLGLGHDERRSVATIDTEFYRWTQWIFLQIFNSWYDADAKKARPVAELIAEFEGGTRPTPDGRPWAELTVGERRRIVDDHRLAYVSEAPVNWCPGLGTVLANEEVTADGRSERGNFPVFKRNLKQWMMRITAYGDRLLEDLDTLDWPEPIKLQQRNWIGRSTGAHIDFPTERGPIRVFTTRPDTVFGATYMVLAPEHEVVDVLVPAAWPEGTKDAWTGGHASPRAAVEAYRKAAAAKTDVERQAETKEKTGVFVGAYATNPVTGAQVPIFIADYVLAGYGTGAIMAVPAQDERDWEFAEVFDLPIVRTVQPAEGFDGKAWTGDGPAINSAAPDRGLDLNGLGVADAKARIIEWLEANGYGAGAVTWRLRDWLFSRQRYWGEPFPIVYDETGAPIALPESMLPVELPEVDDFSPKTFDPEDADSNPETPLSRRRDWVEVELDLGDGPKRYTRETNVMPQWAGSCWYELRYLDPTDSRRFAEPENEAYWMGPRGAGDCGGTDLYVGGAEHAVLHLLYARFWHKVLYDLGHVTSFEPFRRLFNQGYIQAYAFTDPRGAYVPAEEVVEVDGRYFHGETEVRREYGKMGKSLKNVVTPDEMCAAYGADTFRVYEMSMGPLEVSRPWETRAVVGSYRFLQRVWRAVIDEQTGAVRVTDAPADEATRRLLHKVIDGVRGDMEAIRFNTAIAKLIELTNGLTRLAETPREVAEPLVLMVAPFAPHVAEELWRRLGHDTSLTYADFPAADPALLVAETVTYPVQVNGKVRGRVEVAADASEDDVRAAALEAVAGALAGKEPRKVIVVKGRMVSVVA; encoded by the coding sequence ATGAGTGAGGCAGCCGCACCGGCCACCGACATCCCCCCGTTCCGCTACACCGCCGCCCTGGCCGAGGAGATCGAGCAGCGCTGGCAGGACACGTGGGAGCGGGAGGGCACCTTCCACGCGCCGAACCCGGTCGGTCCGCTGGCCGACCCGGCCCACCCGCGCGCGGGCGCCGAGAAGCTGTACGTGCTGGACATGTTCCCCTACCCGTCGGGCGCCGGCCTGCACGTCGGCCACCCGCTGGGCTACATCGGCACCGACTGCTACGCCCGCTACCAGCGGATGGCCGGGCGCAACGTGCTGCACGCGATGGGCTTCGACGCGTTCGGCCTGCCCGCCGAGCAGTACGCGGTGCAGACCGGCACCCACCCCCGGACCACCACGGTGGCGAACATCGAGCGGTACAAGGAGCAGCTGCGCCGGCTGGGGCTGGGCCACGACGAGCGGCGCTCGGTGGCGACCATCGACACCGAGTTCTACCGCTGGACCCAGTGGATCTTCCTGCAGATCTTCAACTCCTGGTACGACGCGGACGCGAAGAAGGCCCGGCCGGTCGCCGAGCTGATCGCCGAGTTCGAGGGCGGCACCCGGCCCACCCCGGACGGCCGGCCCTGGGCCGAGCTGACCGTGGGCGAGCGGCGGAGGATCGTCGACGACCACCGGCTGGCGTACGTCTCGGAGGCGCCGGTGAACTGGTGCCCGGGGCTGGGCACCGTGCTGGCCAACGAGGAGGTCACCGCGGACGGCCGCTCCGAGCGGGGCAACTTCCCGGTCTTCAAGCGGAACCTGAAGCAGTGGATGATGCGGATCACCGCGTACGGGGACCGGCTGCTGGAGGACCTGGACACGCTGGACTGGCCCGAGCCGATCAAGCTGCAGCAGCGCAACTGGATCGGCCGGTCGACCGGTGCGCACATCGATTTCCCGACCGAGCGCGGCCCGATCCGGGTGTTCACGACCCGGCCGGACACCGTCTTCGGCGCCACCTACATGGTGCTGGCCCCCGAGCACGAGGTGGTCGACGTGCTGGTGCCTGCCGCCTGGCCGGAGGGCACGAAGGACGCCTGGACCGGCGGGCACGCCAGCCCGCGGGCCGCCGTCGAGGCGTACCGGAAGGCCGCCGCGGCCAAGACGGACGTGGAGCGGCAGGCGGAGACCAAGGAGAAGACCGGCGTCTTCGTCGGCGCCTACGCGACCAACCCGGTCACCGGCGCGCAGGTCCCGATCTTCATCGCCGACTACGTGCTGGCCGGCTACGGCACCGGCGCGATCATGGCGGTGCCCGCGCAGGACGAGCGGGACTGGGAGTTCGCCGAGGTCTTCGACCTGCCGATCGTGCGCACCGTGCAGCCGGCGGAGGGCTTCGACGGCAAGGCGTGGACCGGCGACGGCCCGGCGATCAACAGCGCGGCGCCCGACCGCGGCCTGGACCTGAACGGCCTGGGGGTGGCCGACGCCAAGGCGCGGATCATCGAGTGGCTGGAGGCCAACGGTTACGGCGCCGGCGCGGTCACCTGGCGGCTGCGGGACTGGCTGTTCTCCCGGCAGCGCTACTGGGGCGAGCCGTTCCCGATCGTCTACGACGAGACCGGTGCGCCGATCGCGCTGCCCGAGTCGATGCTGCCGGTCGAGCTGCCCGAGGTCGACGACTTCTCGCCGAAGACGTTCGACCCGGAGGACGCCGACAGCAACCCGGAGACCCCGCTGTCCCGGCGGCGCGACTGGGTCGAGGTGGAGCTGGACCTGGGTGACGGGCCGAAGCGCTACACCCGGGAGACCAACGTGATGCCGCAGTGGGCCGGCTCCTGCTGGTACGAGCTGCGCTACCTGGACCCGACCGACTCGCGGCGCTTCGCCGAGCCGGAGAACGAGGCGTACTGGATGGGGCCGCGCGGCGCGGGCGACTGCGGGGGCACCGACCTGTACGTCGGCGGCGCCGAGCACGCCGTGCTGCACCTGCTGTACGCGCGCTTCTGGCACAAGGTGCTGTACGACCTGGGCCACGTCACGTCCTTCGAGCCGTTCCGCCGGCTGTTCAACCAGGGCTACATCCAGGCGTACGCCTTCACCGACCCGCGCGGCGCCTACGTACCCGCCGAGGAGGTCGTCGAGGTCGACGGCCGCTACTTCCACGGCGAGACGGAGGTCAGGCGCGAGTACGGCAAGATGGGCAAGTCCCTGAAGAATGTCGTCACCCCGGACGAGATGTGCGCGGCGTACGGCGCGGACACCTTCCGGGTGTACGAGATGTCGATGGGTCCGCTGGAGGTGTCCCGCCCGTGGGAGACCCGGGCGGTGGTCGGCTCGTACCGGTTCCTGCAGCGGGTCTGGCGCGCCGTGATCGACGAGCAGACCGGCGCGGTGCGGGTGACCGACGCGCCGGCCGACGAGGCCACCCGGCGGCTGCTGCACAAGGTGATCGACGGGGTCCGCGGCGACATGGAGGCGATCCGGTTCAACACCGCCATCGCCAAGCTGATCGAGCTGACCAACGGGCTGACCCGGCTGGCCGAGACGCCGCGCGAGGTGGCCGAGCCGCTGGTGCTGATGGTGGCGCCGTTCGCCCCGCACGTCGCCGAGGAGCTGTGGCGGCGGCTGGGCCACGACACCTCGCTGACGTACGCGGACTTCCCGGCCGCCGACCCGGCGCTGCTGGTCGCCGAGACGGTGACCTACCCCGTGCAGGTGAACGGCAAGGTCCGGGGCCGGGTCGAGGTGGCCGCCGACGCGTCCGAGGACGACGTCCGGGCGGCCGCGCTGGAGGCCGTGGCCGGCGCGCTGGCCGGCAAGGAGCCGCGCAAGGTCATCGTGGTGAAGGGCCGGATGGTCTCGGTCGTCGCCTGA
- a CDS encoding AAA family ATPase, whose translation MTQQTWDEVGGLLPHDEFRAASEAIVANIEQVIEGKTATVRLALAVLLAEGHLLIEDVPGVGKTKLAKAMARSIDCSVRRIQFTPDLLPSDVTGVSVYNQETHDFEFRPGAVFANLVVGDEINRASPKTQSALLECMEERQVTVDGVTYQLQTPFMVIATQNPIEMEGTYPLPEAQRDRFTARIAMGYPDPGAELAMLDGHGATDPLDGLRPVSDAATVRRLIGHVRQVHVADAVKQYAIDLVTATREAPDLRLGASPRATLQLLRTARAVAALEGRDYVLPDDLQALAVPVLAHRIIPTADAQLARRTTDAIVAELVHRLPLPHDRKRSPYDTRPPAPNNGRGPYEPRRP comes from the coding sequence GTGACACAACAGACCTGGGACGAGGTGGGCGGTCTGCTGCCGCACGACGAGTTCCGCGCCGCCAGCGAGGCCATCGTGGCCAACATCGAGCAGGTCATCGAGGGCAAGACGGCCACCGTCCGGCTCGCCCTGGCGGTGCTGCTCGCCGAGGGCCACCTGCTGATCGAGGACGTGCCCGGCGTCGGCAAGACGAAGCTGGCCAAGGCCATGGCCCGGTCGATCGACTGCTCGGTGCGCCGGATCCAGTTCACCCCCGACCTGCTGCCCAGCGACGTCACCGGGGTCAGCGTCTACAACCAGGAGACGCACGACTTCGAGTTCCGGCCGGGCGCAGTCTTCGCCAACCTGGTGGTCGGCGACGAGATCAACCGGGCCTCGCCGAAGACCCAGTCGGCGCTGCTGGAGTGCATGGAGGAGCGGCAGGTCACCGTCGACGGCGTGACCTACCAGCTGCAGACCCCGTTCATGGTGATCGCGACACAGAACCCGATCGAGATGGAGGGGACCTACCCGCTGCCGGAGGCGCAGCGCGACCGGTTCACCGCCCGGATCGCCATGGGCTACCCGGACCCGGGCGCCGAGCTGGCCATGCTGGACGGCCACGGCGCCACCGACCCGCTGGACGGGCTGCGGCCGGTCTCCGACGCGGCCACCGTCCGCCGGCTGATCGGCCACGTCCGGCAGGTCCACGTCGCCGACGCCGTCAAGCAGTACGCGATCGACCTGGTCACCGCCACCCGCGAGGCACCCGACCTGCGGCTCGGCGCGTCCCCGCGGGCCACCCTCCAGCTGCTGCGCACGGCCCGTGCGGTGGCCGCCCTGGAGGGCCGCGACTACGTGCTGCCGGACGACCTCCAGGCCCTCGCGGTGCCGGTGCTGGCGCACCGGATCATCCCGACCGCCGACGCGCAGCTGGCCCGGCGCACCACCGACGCGATCGTCGCCGAGCTGGTGCACCGCCTCCCGCTCCCGCACGACCGCAAGCGCTCCCCCTACGACACCCGGCCCCCGGCCCCCAACAACGGGCGCGGGCCGTACGAGCCGCGGAGGCCGTGA